Proteins encoded by one window of Govania unica:
- a CDS encoding PEP-CTERM sorting domain-containing protein — protein MKIFRGLIVAGVMAMGFAGVAEAVPVQYVDTYTPTAGVTLSGNGGSYSYQHDITYPTAATNNLVATIGGVVTAGAGYDALTDILSSAVLTLYFTGTGSYTNGKFDLFLDGTKEGGFNFAQSIVINDSQFDIGLITNDGLLSVQIMRTNGSGTATFLKSVLNVSGERNANNGPDPQEEVPAPASLMLLGLGLVALGARRRKAA, from the coding sequence ATGAAGATTTTTCGTGGGTTGATTGTAGCTGGTGTGATGGCTATGGGGTTCGCGGGTGTGGCAGAGGCTGTGCCGGTGCAATATGTCGATACCTACACTCCAACGGCGGGGGTGACGCTCAGTGGCAATGGCGGGAGCTATAGCTACCAGCATGATATTACCTATCCGACAGCCGCGACCAACAATCTTGTGGCAACGATTGGCGGCGTGGTGACGGCTGGCGCTGGTTATGATGCGCTGACCGATATTCTGAGCTCGGCCGTTCTGACGCTTTATTTCACCGGTACCGGGAGTTATACCAACGGTAAGTTCGATCTGTTCCTTGATGGCACCAAAGAGGGCGGCTTCAACTTTGCCCAGAGCATCGTCATTAACGACAGCCAGTTTGATATCGGGCTGATCACCAATGATGGACTGCTGTCCGTCCAGATCATGCGCACCAATGGTTCCGGGACGGCCACGTTCCTCAAATCGGTTCTGAATGTGTCCGGTGAGCGGAATGCCAACAATGGTCCCGATCCGCAGGAAGAAGTTCCGGCTCCGGCATCCTTGATGCTGCTCGGCCTTGGTCTGGTCGCGCTCGGAGCTCGCCGCCGCAAGGCTGCCTGA
- a CDS encoding PEP-CTERM sorting domain-containing protein — protein sequence MLLKSSLIGFFAALGFATAAHATPLNFELTQFTGASSRVHILVEQQDANTLRFTLTEPVHAGEIQGELRAFYFNVANESILSALSISGSFISATAKSANNVTEVGGSDTTLDGGGGIAHPFDVGIAFGTAGSDGFVYSTVFTIAYAGGLNLDTFFPQTADAQLFGVRLKPFPNGSSSKLVCNAPCGSTSSSGGPDPQQEDVPAPASLMLLGLGLAGLGLRRRWA from the coding sequence ATGTTGCTAAAATCTTCTTTAATCGGATTCTTTGCCGCTCTTGGCTTCGCAACTGCGGCCCATGCAACTCCTTTGAACTTTGAGCTTACGCAGTTCACGGGAGCCAGTTCGCGGGTGCATATCCTGGTGGAACAGCAGGATGCCAACACTCTGAGATTCACGTTGACGGAACCGGTTCATGCTGGAGAAATTCAGGGTGAGCTTCGGGCCTTTTATTTCAACGTGGCGAATGAAAGCATCCTGTCGGCGTTGAGTATTTCGGGGTCATTCATTTCAGCGACTGCGAAATCAGCCAATAATGTGACAGAGGTTGGTGGAAGTGATACCACTCTCGATGGTGGTGGGGGCATTGCGCATCCGTTCGATGTCGGGATTGCTTTCGGCACCGCGGGCAGTGACGGCTTCGTCTATAGCACCGTCTTCACCATAGCCTACGCAGGCGGCCTTAATCTCGATACCTTTTTCCCGCAGACGGCAGACGCTCAATTGTTCGGGGTACGGTTGAAACCATTCCCGAATGGCTCTTCGAGCAAGCTCGTCTGCAATGCACCTTGCGGCTCGACCTCAAGCAGCGGCGGGCCAGACCCGCAGCAAGAAGATGTGCCGGCTCCCGCGTCCCTGATGTTGCTTGGTTTGGGGCTGGCCGGACTTGGGTTGCGCCGCCGCTGGGCTTGA
- a CDS encoding sensor histidine kinase translates to MTLFSKLWMMLAMWGEGAEHRLGREAVGRMPGGGDPESVRRIDWDQCTIMSGEQAGRVTSHAPQGPETNETLQAVQVLLGRIRLDDTIPLYVAAVDGGLLHVSEGYETLARTSETVTASVYDEVRSRVDVTLPAGLRAVIEEVRMLGRGISIEERIRVKGQLRYFRSRHFPVLDTRGRVVAVGGTYVDCTREIESLEQATAAQVRFRDFARASSDWFWECDRDGQIQMLSDRLTALLGVPAAKHVGRRFDEIGVMLPLEDGTVLMRTAQYHNRPFRDQLFGMHDRAGALLVFHLSGVPVFDVASGEFLGYRGAGMDITSRMRSEQQSEEIKRSLENMLEELTNKNVQLDMASAKAEEALKVKNEFLAAMSHELRTPLNAIIGFAEAMKLEIFGDISDQYKSYSNDILSAGRHLLGLINDVLDVAVLESDRIQLEIEPVSLKAVIEKAFNLVTMRAHKKQLNIRSVLIQGDWTLHVDMRRATQVFVNLFSNAVKFTPDRGSVGIEVELLADHMLAITVWDNGIGIPRDKHHLVFEKFQQCVDNIYSRREEGTGLGLHISKHLAQLMGGDIFLDSEEGAGSRFTVVLPLYSEGREDGTVSQPAGI, encoded by the coding sequence ATGACGCTTTTCAGCAAGCTCTGGATGATGTTGGCGATGTGGGGTGAGGGCGCGGAGCATCGACTGGGGCGTGAGGCCGTCGGCAGGATGCCGGGCGGCGGTGATCCTGAATCCGTGCGCCGCATCGATTGGGACCAATGCACCATCATGTCCGGTGAACAGGCCGGGCGGGTAACGTCTCATGCGCCGCAGGGGCCTGAAACCAACGAGACCCTGCAAGCGGTTCAGGTCCTGCTTGGCCGGATCCGGCTTGATGACACGATCCCGCTTTATGTGGCGGCGGTCGATGGCGGGCTTTTGCATGTGAGTGAAGGTTATGAAACGCTTGCCCGCACGTCCGAGACAGTGACGGCAAGTGTTTATGACGAAGTCCGCAGCCGGGTCGATGTGACGCTGCCGGCGGGCTTGCGGGCGGTCATCGAAGAGGTGCGCATGCTTGGTCGCGGCATCAGCATCGAAGAAAGAATCCGCGTCAAAGGTCAGTTGCGCTATTTCCGCTCCCGTCATTTTCCGGTTCTTGATACGCGTGGCCGGGTGGTGGCTGTGGGCGGCACCTATGTGGATTGCACGCGGGAGATCGAAAGTCTGGAGCAGGCCACCGCCGCTCAGGTCCGTTTCCGCGATTTCGCGCGGGCCAGTTCCGACTGGTTCTGGGAATGCGATCGAGACGGCCAGATTCAGATGCTGTCCGACCGGCTGACGGCGCTCCTTGGGGTTCCGGCGGCCAAGCATGTGGGGCGGCGATTCGATGAGATCGGGGTGATGCTTCCGCTTGAAGATGGCACGGTGCTCATGCGCACGGCTCAATATCACAACCGCCCGTTCCGCGATCAGCTTTTTGGCATGCATGACCGCGCTGGTGCCTTGCTCGTGTTTCATCTCAGCGGCGTGCCGGTCTTTGATGTGGCGAGCGGCGAGTTCCTCGGCTATCGCGGTGCCGGCATGGATATCACGAGCCGCATGCGCTCGGAACAACAGTCCGAGGAAATCAAGCGCAGCCTCGAGAATATGCTTGAGGAGCTGACCAACAAGAATGTGCAGCTCGACATGGCCTCCGCCAAGGCCGAAGAAGCGCTCAAGGTCAAAAACGAATTCCTCGCCGCCATGAGCCATGAGCTGCGGACGCCGCTCAATGCCATCATCGGGTTCGCCGAAGCTATGAAGCTTGAGATATTCGGCGATATCAGCGACCAGTATAAATCCTACAGCAACGATATCCTGAGCGCTGGACGGCATTTGCTTGGGCTTATCAATGATGTGCTTGATGTGGCGGTGCTTGAAAGCGATCGCATCCAGCTTGAAATCGAACCCGTGAGCCTCAAGGCGGTTATCGAGAAGGCATTCAATCTCGTCACCATGCGGGCTCATAAAAAGCAGCTCAATATCCGCAGCGTGCTCATTCAGGGCGACTGGACCTTGCATGTGGATATGCGGCGGGCGACGCAGGTGTTTGTGAATTTATTCTCGAATGCAGTGAAGTTCACGCCGGATCGCGGCTCGGTCGGGATCGAGGTGGAGCTGCTGGCCGATCACATGCTGGCGATCACGGTGTGGGACAACGGCATTGGCATTCCGCGCGACAAACATCATCTGGTGTTCGAAAAGTTCCAGCAATGTGTCGATAATATCTATTCCCGCCGCGAGGAAGGCACCGGCCTCGGGCTTCATATCTCGAAACATCTCGCCCAGCTGATGGGCGGCGATATCTTCCTCGACAGCGAGGAAGGCGCGGGTAGCCGCTTTACGGTGGTGCTGCCGCTTTATAGCGAAGGCCGCGAAGACGGCACGGTCTCGCAGCCCGCCGGTATCTGA
- a CDS encoding DUF2336 domain-containing protein, with the protein MENISDLFLSQDGRLTEHQRMLMTDILHKLIADLETVVRGELATLLMEGGSAPPELLRLLANEQIEIARPILEKSTLLRDVDLIEIVHNRSEEHRLTIAMRARVSEQVSDALIEEGGADVIETLLKNPDAKLSGEGMEYLVAESRRVDRFQEPLLSRHDLPSELAHRMFWWVSAALRRRVLVDFSSVDPTGLDRMLQDATRRAIASHEPGDSVAERSVRLVARLSESGQLTIGFLKCSLRQQHLSVFVAGLGRLSGVNATTVWRIFRDKGGESFAVLCRSMDMSRNDFASLFLTLAEARGGQHVRPTSFLKEILDLYDAISVANARAALTYWQRDDAFQQALDDVGDVG; encoded by the coding sequence GTGGAGAATATCTCTGACTTGTTTCTCAGTCAGGATGGCCGCCTGACCGAGCATCAGCGCATGCTGATGACCGATATTCTGCATAAGCTGATTGCCGATCTTGAAACGGTTGTACGCGGGGAACTGGCAACGCTTCTGATGGAAGGTGGCAGCGCGCCGCCCGAGCTGTTGCGCCTGTTGGCCAATGAACAGATCGAAATCGCCCGCCCCATTCTTGAAAAAAGCACGCTGTTGCGCGATGTCGACCTGATCGAGATCGTTCATAACCGCTCCGAGGAACATCGGCTGACCATCGCCATGCGCGCCCGGGTATCCGAACAGGTGAGCGACGCCCTGATCGAAGAGGGCGGGGCCGATGTCATTGAAACCTTACTGAAAAATCCCGACGCCAAGCTGTCCGGGGAGGGGATGGAATATCTGGTGGCGGAATCGCGCCGGGTTGACCGCTTTCAGGAGCCCTTGCTGTCGCGCCATGATTTGCCGTCCGAACTTGCGCATCGCATGTTCTGGTGGGTGTCGGCGGCGCTGCGGCGACGGGTGCTGGTGGATTTCAGCTCGGTTGATCCGACCGGTCTTGACCGTATGTTGCAGGACGCGACCAGGCGAGCCATTGCCAGTCACGAGCCGGGGGACAGTGTCGCCGAACGCTCGGTGCGGCTGGTCGCACGTCTTTCCGAAAGCGGTCAGCTGACCATAGGGTTCCTGAAGTGCAGCCTTCGCCAACAGCATTTGTCGGTGTTTGTGGCTGGGCTTGGGCGGCTGTCGGGGGTCAATGCCACGACCGTCTGGCGGATCTTTCGCGACAAGGGTGGGGAAAGTTTCGCCGTGCTTTGCCGGTCGATGGACATGAGTCGCAATGATTTTGCCTCGCTGTTCCTGACCTTGGCGGAAGCGCGCGGCGGGCAGCATGTGCGGCCGACTTCGTTCCTCAAGGAAATTCTCGATCTCTATGATGCGATCTCCGTGGCTAATGCGCGCGCGGCCTTGACCTACTGGCAGCGTGATGACGCTTTTCAGCAAGCTCTGGATGATGTTGGCGATGTGGGGTGA
- the gatB gene encoding Asp-tRNA(Asn)/Glu-tRNA(Gln) amidotransferase subunit GatB, whose translation MAKLIQGATGDWEVVIGLEVHAQVTSKSKLFSGSSTTFGSVPNSQVSLVDAAMPGMLPVINAECVAQAVRTGLALGAAINLVSVFDRKNYFYADLPQGYQISQFKYPIVGEGTVVIDLGDETKDVGIERLHLEQDAGKSMHDQSPSLTYVDLNRSGVALMEIVSKPDLRSSEEAGAYLKKLRTILRYIGTCDGNMEEGSMRADVNVSVRRPGEPLGTRCEIKNVNSVRFVQQAVEVEARRQIDILEDGGSIKQETRLFDPTKGETRSMRSKEEAHDYRYFPDPDLLPLSFTQDWVDELARNLPELPDAKRERLAADLGIPAYNAAVLTAEKESADYFEAFLAAIAEITGKPMKDFATQASNWVISDLFGALNKAGKDVSTSPVSIENAAKLQKLLLDGVISGRIAKEVFELMFETGGDPEAIVEEKGLRQVSDTGAIEAAIDAILAANADKLAEYRSGKDKLFGFFVGQVMKNTGGKANPAVLNDLLKAKLNG comes from the coding sequence ATGGCGAAACTTATTCAGGGCGCCACGGGCGATTGGGAAGTTGTGATCGGTCTTGAGGTCCATGCCCAGGTCACGTCGAAATCGAAACTGTTCTCGGGCTCGTCGACGACCTTCGGGTCGGTACCGAATTCGCAAGTCAGCCTGGTGGACGCGGCCATGCCTGGCATGCTGCCGGTCATCAACGCCGAATGCGTGGCCCAGGCCGTCCGCACCGGCCTTGCTCTTGGAGCCGCGATCAATCTGGTCTCGGTGTTCGACCGCAAGAACTATTTCTATGCCGATCTGCCGCAGGGCTATCAGATTTCGCAGTTCAAATACCCGATCGTGGGTGAGGGGACCGTGGTCATTGATCTTGGCGACGAAACCAAGGACGTCGGTATTGAACGCCTCCATCTGGAACAGGATGCGGGCAAGAGCATGCATGACCAGAGCCCGTCCTTGACCTATGTGGACCTGAACCGCTCGGGCGTGGCGCTGATGGAAATCGTCTCGAAGCCCGATCTCCGGTCTTCGGAAGAGGCCGGGGCCTATTTGAAAAAGCTCCGCACCATTCTGCGCTATATCGGCACCTGCGACGGCAATATGGAGGAAGGCTCCATGCGTGCCGACGTGAACGTGTCGGTGCGCCGTCCGGGCGAGCCCCTTGGCACGCGCTGCGAAATCAAGAACGTGAACTCGGTCCGCTTCGTTCAGCAGGCGGTCGAGGTCGAGGCGCGGCGTCAGATCGACATTCTCGAAGACGGCGGCTCGATCAAGCAGGAGACGCGGCTTTTCGACCCGACAAAGGGCGAGACGCGCTCCATGCGGTCGAAGGAAGAGGCGCATGATTATCGCTATTTCCCCGATCCCGACCTGTTGCCATTGAGCTTCACGCAGGATTGGGTCGATGAGCTGGCGCGTAATCTGCCCGAACTCCCCGATGCGAAGCGGGAGCGTCTGGCCGCTGATCTCGGCATTCCGGCCTATAACGCCGCAGTGCTGACGGCGGAAAAGGAAAGCGCCGACTATTTCGAAGCCTTCCTGGCCGCAATTGCCGAGATCACGGGCAAGCCGATGAAGGACTTCGCGACTCAGGCGTCGAACTGGGTGATTTCGGATCTTTTCGGGGCGCTCAACAAGGCAGGCAAGGATGTCTCGACCTCGCCGGTGAGCATCGAAAACGCTGCGAAGCTTCAGAAGCTTCTGCTCGACGGCGTGATTTCGGGCCGTATCGCCAAGGAAGTCTTTGAACTGATGTTCGAGACCGGCGGCGATCCGGAAGCGATCGTCGAGGAAAAAGGTCTGCGTCAGGTGTCCGACACCGGCGCGATCGAGGCTGCCATTGACGCGATTCTGGCTGCCAATGCTGATAAGCTTGCGGAATATCGGTCCGGCAAGGACAAGCTTTTTGGCTTCTTTGTCGGCCAGGTTATGAAAAATACCGGGGGCAAGGCCAATCCGGCGGTTCTGAATGACTTGCTGAAGGCCAAGCTCAACGGCTGA
- the ruvX gene encoding Holliday junction resolvase RuvX, protein MSDFMVALPARGSLLGLDLGTKTIGVAASDGTRLVATPVETIRRVKFTQDIEALKAIIKSRNAVGLVLGLPLNMDGSEGPRVQSTRTFAINCAPLIDLPVVMWDERLSTVAVTKYLLEADVTRKKRAEVVDRMAAAFILQGFLDFLRARAT, encoded by the coding sequence ATGTCTGATTTCATGGTTGCCTTGCCCGCACGCGGATCGCTCCTCGGGCTGGATCTCGGCACCAAAACCATCGGCGTTGCGGCGTCCGACGGCACACGGCTTGTCGCCACCCCGGTCGAAACCATCCGCCGCGTCAAATTCACTCAGGATATCGAGGCGCTGAAGGCCATCATCAAAAGCCGCAACGCTGTCGGGCTGGTGCTCGGGCTGCCGCTCAATATGGATGGGTCCGAAGGCCCGCGCGTGCAATCCACCCGCACCTTCGCCATCAACTGCGCGCCGCTTATCGACCTGCCGGTGGTCATGTGGGATGAGCGGCTGTCGACGGTGGCGGTCACCAAATACCTGCTCGAAGCCGACGTCACCCGCAAAAAACGCGCTGAAGTCGTCGACCGCATGGCGGCGGCGTTTATCCTCCAGGGTTTTCTCGATTTTCTGCGTGCCCGGGCGACTTAA
- the gatC gene encoding Asp-tRNA(Asn)/Glu-tRNA(Gln) amidotransferase subunit GatC: MSIDLSTVRRIANLARIEVADADLPPLAAELNTILAFVEELSAVNTDGVEPMTSVVHVQLPLRADEVTDGGYPDVVLANAPNAEHGFFTVPKVIE; this comes from the coding sequence ATGTCGATTGACCTTTCGACCGTCCGGCGTATCGCCAATCTTGCTCGTATCGAGGTGGCCGACGCCGACCTTCCGCCGCTTGCTGCGGAATTGAACACCATCCTTGCGTTTGTCGAGGAGCTTTCGGCCGTCAATACCGACGGTGTCGAGCCCATGACCAGCGTTGTCCATGTGCAATTGCCGCTCCGTGCCGATGAGGTGACCGATGGCGGTTACCCCGACGTGGTGCTGGCCAATGCCCCCAATGCCGAGCATGGATTTTTCACGGTACCCAAGGTGATCGAGTAG
- a CDS encoding DEAD/DEAH box helicase, with protein MTTTTFADLGIAEPILRSLITENYLHPTPIQEQSIPLLLKGHDLLGIAQTGTGKTAAFALPLLQALSAVPYKHSPKVVRALILAPTRELVIQIHESIRVYGRHLGIRTASVFGGVSYNPQLQALGRGLDILVATPGRLLDHMTQKNVRLDKVQHLILDEADRMLDMGFVKDVRKILAAVPKERQSLLFSATMPGEISKLVSEYLHMPKRVEITPQATTVERIDQSVMFLDSAEKRTKLMEMMADPAYGRVIIFTRTKHGANRVSDYLEAGGIRSSAIHGNKSQGARQKALESFRKGEARAIVATDIMARGIDIDDVTHVINYELPNEAESYVHRIGRTARAGAKGCAISFCDPSERTYLRDIEKLIKGKLDVVGIDPGTFAPPPKRGGINSHGPRSNTERREGGGGNRQGQPRPGQQRQGKRPDDARRPDARRTDEHRSSERPQAARANDDRPRSDRPQGPDRNRSEHPRSESRGPGPQRPSQPRQGQKQPGGNKTFRPRGRNSAS; from the coding sequence GTGACCACAACGACTTTTGCCGACCTCGGCATAGCCGAACCGATTCTGCGTTCTTTGATCACAGAAAATTATCTTCACCCGACCCCCATTCAGGAGCAGTCCATTCCGCTCCTGTTGAAAGGTCACGACCTTTTGGGCATCGCCCAGACCGGCACCGGCAAGACGGCGGCCTTCGCCCTGCCGCTGTTGCAGGCCCTGAGCGCGGTCCCCTACAAGCACAGCCCCAAGGTCGTGCGGGCACTCATCCTCGCCCCGACCCGCGAGCTGGTGATCCAGATCCATGAAAGCATCCGCGTTTATGGCCGCCATCTCGGCATTCGCACAGCATCGGTGTTCGGTGGCGTAAGCTACAACCCGCAGCTGCAGGCGCTTGGCCGTGGCCTTGATATTCTGGTCGCGACCCCGGGCCGCCTCCTTGATCACATGACCCAGAAGAACGTGCGGCTGGATAAGGTCCAGCACCTCATTCTCGACGAAGCCGACCGCATGCTCGACATGGGCTTCGTCAAGGACGTGCGCAAGATTTTGGCCGCTGTGCCAAAAGAACGCCAGTCGTTGCTGTTCTCGGCCACCATGCCGGGTGAAATCTCCAAGCTTGTCAGCGAATATCTGCATATGCCGAAGCGGGTTGAAATCACCCCGCAGGCCACCACCGTCGAACGCATCGATCAAAGCGTGATGTTCCTCGACAGTGCCGAAAAACGCACCAAACTGATGGAAATGATGGCCGATCCGGCCTATGGCCGCGTCATCATCTTCACCCGCACCAAGCATGGCGCGAACCGCGTTTCTGATTACCTTGAAGCAGGTGGCATTCGCTCAAGCGCCATCCATGGCAACAAGTCGCAGGGTGCCCGCCAGAAGGCGCTTGAATCCTTCCGCAAAGGCGAAGCGCGCGCGATTGTCGCCACCGACATCATGGCCCGCGGCATCGATATCGATGATGTAACTCATGTCATCAATTACGAACTGCCGAACGAAGCCGAAAGCTACGTCCACCGCATCGGCCGTACCGCCCGCGCTGGCGCCAAGGGCTGCGCAATCTCGTTCTGCGACCCTTCGGAACGCACCTATCTCCGGGACATTGAAAAGCTGATCAAGGGTAAGCTTGACGTGGTCGGCATCGACCCCGGCACCTTCGCCCCGCCGCCGAAGCGTGGCGGCATCAACAGTCACGGCCCACGCAGCAACACGGAACGCCGTGAAGGCGGTGGTGGCAACCGTCAGGGTCAGCCGCGCCCGGGTCAGCAGCGTCAGGGCAAACGCCCGGATGACGCACGTCGTCCCGATGCCCGCCGGACAGATGAACATCGCTCGAGCGAACGCCCACAGGCAGCGCGTGCAAACGACGACCGCCCGCGCAGCGACCGCCCCCAGGGCCCCGACCGCAACCGCAGCGAGCATCCCCGCTCGGAGAGCCGTGGTCCCGGCCCGCAGCGCCCAAGCCAACCGCGTCAGGGCCAGAAACAACCCGGCGGCAACAAAACCTTCCGCCCACGCGGCCGCAATTCAGCCTCCTAA
- the gatA gene encoding Asp-tRNA(Asn)/Glu-tRNA(Gln) amidotransferase subunit GatA produces the protein MTKLTDLTIAEARAGLDARDFSARELTSSYIEAVEAARSLNAYLVETPEQALTMADAADAALKAGTAGPLAGIPLGIKDLFCTKGVHSQAASRILDGFKPPYESTVTANLWRDGAVMLGKLSMDEFAMGSSNETSYAGPVLNPWRADGSDANLVPGGSSGGSSSAVAAHIAAAATGTDTGGSIRQPAAFTGTVGIKPTYGRCSRWGVIAFASSLDQAGPIARSVKDAAIMLGSMAGYDAKDSTSINCPVPDYAAALTGDIRGLKVGIPTEYRPDNLPSEIAKLWDQGVEWLKDAGAEIKDVSLPHTKHALATYYIVAPAEASSNLARYDGVRYGRRVNGSSLDDMYAKTRAEGFGKEVKRRILVGTYVLSAGYYDAYYLKAQKLRTLIARDFAAAFNDVDVLLTPTAPSAAFGIGETKDPIAMYLNDVFTVPASLAGLPAMSVPAGLSSTGLPLGLQLIGKVFDEATLLNVGSVIERAANFTARPKDWWRA, from the coding sequence ATGACCAAGCTAACCGACCTGACCATTGCCGAGGCCCGCGCCGGTCTCGATGCTCGCGATTTCAGTGCCCGCGAGCTGACGTCTTCTTATATCGAGGCGGTGGAAGCCGCCCGCAGCCTCAATGCCTATCTCGTGGAAACGCCCGAACAGGCGCTGACCATGGCAGACGCGGCGGATGCGGCTTTGAAAGCCGGAACCGCGGGGCCGCTTGCCGGGATTCCGCTCGGCATCAAGGATCTTTTCTGCACCAAGGGCGTTCATTCGCAGGCGGCGTCGCGCATTCTGGATGGCTTCAAGCCACCTTATGAGTCGACGGTGACGGCGAATCTCTGGCGCGATGGCGCGGTGATGCTCGGCAAGCTGTCCATGGATGAATTCGCCATGGGCTCGTCGAACGAAACGAGCTATGCGGGGCCTGTGCTCAATCCCTGGCGGGCCGATGGCTCGGACGCCAATCTTGTTCCCGGCGGCTCGTCGGGCGGCTCGTCATCGGCGGTTGCGGCGCATATTGCGGCGGCGGCCACCGGCACCGACACCGGCGGCTCGATCCGTCAACCGGCGGCCTTCACCGGCACCGTGGGCATCAAGCCGACCTATGGCCGTTGTTCGCGTTGGGGCGTGATTGCCTTCGCTTCGTCGCTGGATCAGGCCGGGCCGATTGCCCGCAGTGTCAAGGACGCGGCCATCATGCTTGGCTCCATGGCCGGGTATGACGCCAAGGATTCGACCTCCATCAATTGTCCGGTGCCGGATTATGCGGCGGCTTTGACCGGGGATATTCGCGGCCTGAAGGTCGGTATCCCGACCGAATACCGTCCCGACAACCTGCCGTCCGAGATCGCCAAACTGTGGGATCAGGGCGTCGAGTGGCTGAAGGACGCGGGCGCCGAAATCAAGGACGTGTCGCTGCCGCATACCAAACATGCGCTGGCGACCTATTATATTGTCGCTCCGGCCGAGGCGTCGTCGAACCTCGCGCGCTATGACGGGGTGCGCTATGGCCGCCGTGTCAACGGGTCGAGCCTGGACGACATGTATGCGAAAACCCGGGCCGAGGGCTTTGGTAAGGAAGTGAAGCGGCGTATTCTGGTCGGCACCTATGTGCTGTCGGCCGGCTATTACGACGCCTATTACCTCAAGGCGCAAAAGCTGCGGACGCTGATCGCGCGCGATTTTGCCGCGGCCTTTAACGATGTGGACGTGCTGCTGACGCCAACCGCGCCGTCGGCGGCCTTTGGCATCGGGGAAACCAAGGACCCCATCGCCATGTATCTGAACGATGTCTTCACCGTGCCTGCGAGCCTTGCCGGGCTTCCGGCCATGTCGGTTCCGGCCGGGCTGTCGTCGACCGGGCTGCCGCTTGGGCTTCAGCTCATCGGCAAGGTGTTTGATGAAGCGACTCTGTTGAATGTGGGCTCGGTGATCGAGCGGGCGGCCAATTTCACCGCCCGGCCCAAAGACTGGTGGAGGGCCTGA
- a CDS encoding VPLPA-CTERM sorting domain-containing protein — MKIFKTSLLAAFTALSLVAASGATAGVIFTPGNHPQADEENIIFNGPNTIEGPAMTVTGLTDHSDVLVAFTSPINLITPSNGQAGVTGAGTDSFTDLSVYLLAGGTFGDLIFNLHLAEGNEGTATITAFLEGGGTASYALAVGNGDNFLTIVADDGDRLTKVSISSNVGLDDGRQFRISDIQGAHPVPVPSAFWLLITGLMMMVVLRGRRRLSYPLSLTA; from the coding sequence ATGAAAATCTTTAAAACGAGTCTGTTGGCAGCTTTTACGGCTCTGTCTTTGGTAGCCGCCAGCGGTGCCACTGCCGGTGTCATTTTTACTCCGGGGAATCACCCTCAGGCGGATGAGGAGAATATTATCTTCAACGGGCCCAATACGATTGAGGGCCCGGCCATGACCGTGACAGGGCTGACTGATCATTCCGATGTCCTGGTCGCCTTTACCTCTCCGATAAACCTGATTACCCCAAGCAATGGTCAGGCTGGCGTGACCGGTGCCGGTACAGACAGCTTCACCGACCTCTCTGTTTATCTTTTGGCTGGCGGAACTTTCGGGGATCTGATCTTTAACCTGCATCTGGCGGAAGGTAATGAAGGGACGGCGACGATCACGGCCTTTCTGGAAGGTGGTGGGACCGCGTCATACGCATTGGCTGTGGGGAATGGCGATAATTTCCTCACCATTGTTGCGGATGACGGCGATCGGCTGACGAAAGTCAGCATTAGCAGCAATGTCGGCCTTGACGATGGCAGGCAATTCCGCATCAGCGATATTCAGGGCGCCCACCCGGTTCCTGTCCCATCGGCCTTCTGGCTGCTGATCACGGGGTTGATGATGATGGTGGTCCTGCGGGGACGCAGGCGGTTGTCCTATCCGCTGTCTCTGACGGCATAG